From one Passer domesticus isolate bPasDom1 chromosome 15, bPasDom1.hap1, whole genome shotgun sequence genomic stretch:
- the CORO7 gene encoding coronin-7 isoform X1: MNRFKASKFRHTEARLPRREAWISGIRAGCVPSCGSQVKASCRWIAFNAEAAGVLGIVPLECEDGGKRTISQLCCHSDVVTDFDFSPFDQLLLATGSADETVKVWRLPEGGQDIPGGAGLTLGPGGAPLDVLQFHPTADAVLASGAGRRVTVWDLGQQQPLTVLDSHGDQLQSLTWKRDGRLLGTSCKDKKLRIFDPRAGPAASQSVPGHDNNKDSRLLWMGSSDFLISVGFSQMREREVKLWDTRRLSGATLTMALDTSPGVTIPLYDADTGLLVLAGKGENLLYCFEVSPTQPALTQVTQCRTEGSTRGLAAVPRLALDVMACEVLRVLQLTDTALVPVSYLVPRKSVQEFHEDLFPDCTGMLPATDAQGWWAGDSQQVGRVSLHPARRPTETFTSPIIAGTGPTDTGHTDTDTGHTDPDQSEASGYSSPSSLASPGSAATSLSASTGPSSGFASSPSQKSLQSILGPSSRFRHAQGRVLHRDQHLTNLRGLSLTTPGECDGFCANQQRAALPLLSAGGQIAVLELSKPGRLPDVAVPTIQNSTAVADLTWDPFDPRRLAVAGEDAKIRLWRIPEGGLQETLQEPEAVLRGHTEKIYSIRFHPMASDLLVSSSYDMTVRIWELSAGREVLCLQGHTDQIFSMAWSPDGKKLATVSKDGRIRLYEPRRSSQPQQEGPGPEGGRGARLVWVCGGDYLLVSGFDSRSERRILLYRAQALPEGPLAVLGLDVAPSTLLPFYDEDTSVVFLTGKGDTRVFLYEVTPEPPYFLECNSFTSNEPHKGFVFLPKTACDVREVEFARALRLGQSTLEPVAFHVPRVKKEYFQDDVYPPTRVRWEPALGAEAWLDGQDGQQRRASLRPADMVPVSEAPKEAPARKFVPASVYLEEKTDEQKKEELLSAMVARLGNRDDPLPQDSFEGVDEDEWD; encoded by the exons ATGTGGTCACAGACTTTGACTTCTCACCCTTCgatcagctcctgctggccacaggcTCTGCAGATGAGACG gtgaaggTGTGGCGCCTGCCCGAGGGTGGCCAGGACATCCCTGGTGGCGCGGGGCTGACCCTGGGGCCCGGGGGGGCCCCGCTGGACGTGCTGCAGTTCCACCCCACGGCAGACGCTGTCCTGGCCAGCGGTGCGGGGAGGAGAGTCACTGTGTGGgacctgggccagcagcagcccctgacag TCCTGGATTCCCACGGGGAccagctgcagagcctgacCTGGAAGCGAGACGGGCGCCTGCTCGGCACCTCCTGCAAG GACAAGAAACTGCGGATCTTTGACCCCCGAGCAGGCCCAGCTGCCTCCCAG AGTGTCCCGGGACACGACAACAACAAAGACTCCCGGCTGCTCTGGATGGGCTCCAGCGATTTCCTCATCTCCGTGGGGTTCAGCCAG atgCGGGAGCGGGAGGTGAAGCTGTGGGACACGCGGAGGCTCAGCGGGGCGACGCTCACCATGGCACTGGACACCTCACCTGG GGTGACCATCCCTCTGTACGACGCCGACAcggggctgctggtgctggcagggaag GGAGAAAACCTCCTCTACTGCTTCGAGGTGTCCCCCACACAGCCAGCACTCACCCAGG TGACGCAGTGCCGCACAGAGGGCAGCACGCGGGGCCTGGCGGCCGTGCCACGCCTGGCCCTGGATGTCATGGCCTGCGAGGTGCTCCGAGTCCTGCAGCTCACGGACACCGCCCTCGTCCCTGTCAGCTACCTGGTGCCACGCAAG TCTGTACAGGAGTTCCACGAGGATCTGTTCCCTGACTgcacagggatgctgccagCCACTGATGCCCAAGGCTGGtgggcaggggacagccagcAG GTGGGGAGGGTGAGCCTGCACCCTGCACGGAGACCCACGGAGACCTTCACATCCCCCATCATTGCTGGCACCGGCCCCACCGACACCGGCCACACAGACACCGACACTGGCCACACCGACCCCGACCAGAGT GAAGCCAGTGGGTATtcctcaccatcctcactgGCCTCACCGGGCAGCGCGGCCACCTCGCTCTCCGCCAGCACCGGCCCCTCCAGTGGCTttgccagcagccccagccagaaGTCCCTGCAGAGCATTTTGG GGCCCAGCTCCCGCTTCCGGCACGCGCAGGGCCGGGTGCTGCACCGGGACCAGCACCTCACCAACCTGCGGGGGCTCAGCCTCACCACGCCGGGCGAGTGCGACGGCTTCTGCGCCAACCAGCAGCGCGCCgccctgcccctgctctctgccGGCGGCCAGATCGCCGTCCTGGAG CTCTCCAAGCCCGGCCGTCTCCCCGACGTGGCCGTGCCCACCATCCAGAACAGCACAGCCGTGGCCGACCTCACCTGGGACCCCTTCGACCCGCGGCGCCTCGCTGTCG CGGGCGAGGACGCCAAGATCCGGCTGTGGCGGATCCCTGAGGGAGGGCTGCAGGAGACCCTGCAGGAGCCTGAAGCTGTTCTCCGAG GTCACACGGAAAAGATTTACTCCATCCGCTTCCACCCCATGGCATCCGATCTCCTGGTCTCCTCCTCCTACGACATGACCGTGCGGATCTGGGAGCTGAGCGCCGGGCGGGAAGTCttgtgcctgcagggacacacgGATCAG ATTTTCAGCATGGCTTGGAGCCCAGATGGGAAGAAGCTGGCAACGGTGAGCAAAGACGGACGGATACGGCTCTACGAGCCACGGCGCAGCTCTCAGCCTCAACAG GAGGGCCCAGGTCCCGAGGGGGGACGCGGAGCGCGCCTGGTTTGGGTTTGTGGTGGTGACTACCTGCTGGTGTCCGGCTTTGACAG CCGCAGCGAGAGGAGGATCCTCCTGTACCGGGCACAGGCCCTGCCTGAAGGACCCTTGGCTGTGCTTGGTCTGGACGTGGCCCCTTCCACCCTCCTGCCCTTTTACGATGAGGATACCAGTGTAGTCTTCCTCACCGGCAAG GGTGACACCAGAGTCTTCCTCTATGAAGTGACCCCCGAGCCCCCCTATTTCCTGGAGTGCAACAGCTTCACCTCCAATGAACCCCACAAG gGCTTCGTCTTCCTGCCCAAAACGGCGTGCGATGTGCGGGAGGTGGAGTTTGCCCGGGCGCTGCGCCTGGGGCAGAGCACCCTGGAGCCCGTGGCTTTCCACGTGCCACGCGTCAAG AAGGAGTACTTCCAGGACGATGTGTACCCGCCGACCCGCGTGCGGTGGGAGCCGGCCCTGGGCGCGGAGGCCTGGCTGGACGGGCAGGACGGGCAGCAGCGCCgcgccagcctgcgccccgcagACATGGTGCCAG TGAGCGAGGCCCCCAAAGAGGCTCCGGCTCGGAAGTTCGTCCCTGCGTCCGTGTACCTGGAGGAGAAGACAGATGAGCAGAAGAAGGAGGAG ctcctcagtgccATGGTGGCCCGGCTGGGCAACAGGGACGACCCGCTGCCGCAGGACTCCTTCGAGGGCGTGGACGAGGACGAGTGG GACTAG
- the VASN gene encoding vasorin: protein MKQLILCTLLLLARGELARACPAGCQCHDPKTILCAARRGQTVPRGLPPSTLSLYVFENGITTLSEDSFAGLPALQLLDLSQNKITSIQRNIFQPLTELVNLDLSSNQLQEITNETFHGLRLLERLYLQRNMIQHIHAAAFDTLENLLELKLQSNQLRAVPPLDLPNLLLLDISWNKIPAIAPGAFHAVSIESLKIAGLGLTSLNEELFQVQNNLHELDISDNLLERVPAVLRRLGSLTRLSLAGNTRISQLPAEDFQSLHNLQELDISNLNINTIPRDFSGFFPRLRAVTAAGNPFNCICQMSWLVQWVNTSGVVLRRPEETRCHFPPKNSGKLLHHLQYTDFGCPTTTPTPTTPRTTTLPPPAPLPSTHRPPPPPSTAAPTLRPREPQGSSTSVPFSGAPAPTSPPAPICPPRTCLNGGTCHLGAQNLLECLCPAGFAGVYCEVEARGTTAAPGTPALPPAQRVSIAQVGSTSLKVDLHNYIQSKAQLKGIRLSYRNLSGPDKRPVMLRLPASLSEYTVRALKPNCTYRVCIGALGELPKEEHCAEAHTLPLSLQQHSPVTQSQDPNLALILVPALAALLLLLVVVTAAMYYCRHRRAKAHAGAGVDAGPLELEGVKACLENGDLSSHGCKVPEAAMLSGGSECEVPLMQSHYPSNNNTPGLKPSYF, encoded by the coding sequence ATGAAACAGCTGATCCTTTGCACATTACTGCTCTTGGCCCGTGGGGAGCTGGCCAGGGCATGTCCTGCAGGCTGCCAGTGCCATGACCCCAAGACCATCCTGTGTGCAGCCAGGCGGGGCCAGACGGTGCCCCGGGGGCTGCCCCCCAGCACCCTCTCCCTCTACGTCTTCGAGAACGGCATCACAACGCTCAGTGAGGACAGCTTTGCAGGGCTGCCTGCCCTCCAGCTCCTGGACCTCTCGCAAAACAAGATCACCAGCATCCAGAGAAACATCTTCCAGCCCCTGACGGAGCTCGTCAATTTGGACCTGTCCTCCAACCAGCTGCAGGAGATCACCAATGAGACCTTCCATGGGCTGCGGCTGCTGGAACGGCTCTACCTGCAGAGGAACATGATCCAGCACATCCACGCTGCTGCCTTCGACACGCTGGAGAATCTGCTGGAGCTAAAGCTGCAGAGCaaccagctcagggctgtgccccccCTCGACCTGCCCaacctcctgctgctggacaTCAGCTGGAACAAGATCCCTGCCATTGCACCAGGGGCTTTCCATGCCGTCAGCATTGAGTCCCTGAAGATCGCAGGGCTGGGCCTGACGAGCTTAAACGAGGAGCTCTTCCAGGTCCAAAACAACCTCCACGAGCTGGACATCTCTGACAACCTGCTGGAGCGCGTCCCGGCGGTGCTGCGGCGGCTGGGCAGCCTCACCAGGCTCAGCCTGGCCGGCAACACCCGCATCTCTCAGCTGCCGGCTGAGGACTTCCAGAGCCTCCAcaacctccaggagctggaCATCAGCAACCTCAACATCAACACCATCCCTCGGGATTTCTCCGGCTTCTTCCCCAGGCTGCGAGCCGTGACGGCTGCTGGCAACCCCTTCAACTGTATCTGCCAGATGAGCTGGCTGGTGCAGTGGGTGAACACCAGCGGTGTGGTCCTGCGGCGCCCCGAGGAGACGCGCTGCCACTTCCCCCCCAAAAACTCGGGCAAGCTTCTCCACCACCTGCAATACACTGACTTTGGCTGCCCCACCACCACCCCCACGCCCACCACGCCCCGCACCACCACGCTGCCACCgcctgcgccgctgcccagcacccaccgcccgccgccgccccccagCACCGCTGCACCCACCCTGAGGcccagagagccccagggcagctccaccTCGGTGCCCTTCAGCGGTGCCCCGGCCCCCACCAGCCCCCCAGCACCCATCTGTCCCCCTCGCACGTGTCTGAACGGCGGCACCTGCCACCTGGGTGCCCAGAACCTCCTGGAGTGCCTGTGCCCCGCGGGCTTCGCTGGCGTGTACTGCGAGGTGGAGGCGAGGGGAACGACGGCAGCCCCGGGCacaccagctctgcctcctgcccagcGGGTCAGCATCGCCCAGGTGGGCAGCACCTCTCTCAAAGTGGACCTGCACAACTACATCCAGTCCAAGGCGCAGCTGAAGGGCATCCGCCTGAGCTACCGGAACCTGTCGGGGCCGGACAAGCGGCCGGTGATGCTGCGCCTGCCGGCCTCGCTCTCCGAGTACACGGTGCGGGCGCTGAAACCCAACTGCACCTACCGCGTGTGCATCGGGGCGCTGGGCGAGCTCCCCAAGGAGGAGCACTGCGCCGAGGCGCACAccctgcccctcagcctgcagcagcactcCCCTGTCACCCAGAGCCAGGACCCCAACCTCGCCCTGATCCTCGTCCCTGCgctggctgccctgctgctgctgctggtggtggtcACCGCCGCCATGTACTACTGCCGGCACCGCCGCGCCAAGGCGCACGCCGGCGCTGGGGTGGACGCCGGCCCACTGGAGCTGGAAGGGGTGAAAGCCTGCCTGGAAAACGGGGATTTGAGCAGCCACGGCTGCAAGGTGCCAGAGGCGGCGATGCTTTCTGGTGGCTCTGAGTGCGAGGTGCCGCTCATGCAGTCGCACTACCCCAGCAACAACAACACCCCGGGGCTCAAACCCTCCTACTTCTGA
- the PAM16 gene encoding mitochondrial import inner membrane translocase subunit TIM16 translates to MAKYLAQIILVGAQVVGRAFMRALRQEFAASQAAADARGRAERPQSAAASRIIGISLQEAQQILNVSSLNPEEIQKNYDHLFKVNDKSVGGSFYLQSKVVRAKERLDEELRIQARGDTEKGRKAET, encoded by the exons ATG GCCAAGTACCTGGCACAGATCATTCTGGTGGGGGCCCAGGTGGTGGGACGGGCCTTCATGCGGGCGCTGCGCCAGGAGTTTGCAG CGAGCCAGGCCGCGGCCGACGCGCGGGGCCGCGCCGAGAGGCCGCAgtccgccgccgcctcccgcatCATCGGCATCAGCCTGCAGGAAGCTCAGCAGATCCTCAACGTCTCCAGCCTCAACCCTGAGGAGATCCAGAAG AACTACGACCACTTGTTCAAGGTGAACGACAAATCAGTGGGAGGCTCCTTCTACCTGCAGTCCAAG gtggtGCGAGCCAAGGAGCGGCTGGACGAGGAGCTGCGCATCCAGGCCAGGGGTGACACGGAGAAGGGGCGGAAAGCCGAGACGTGA
- the CORO7 gene encoding coronin-7 isoform X2, whose protein sequence is MGSSDFLISVGFSQMREREVKLWDTRRLSGATLTMALDTSPGVTIPLYDADTGLLVLAGKGENLLYCFEVSPTQPALTQVTQCRTEGSTRGLAAVPRLALDVMACEVLRVLQLTDTALVPVSYLVPRKSVQEFHEDLFPDCTGMLPATDAQGWWAGDSQQVGRVSLHPARRPTETFTSPIIAGTGPTDTGHTDTDTGHTDPDQSEASGYSSPSSLASPGSAATSLSASTGPSSGFASSPSQKSLQSILGPSSRFRHAQGRVLHRDQHLTNLRGLSLTTPGECDGFCANQQRAALPLLSAGGQIAVLELSKPGRLPDVAVPTIQNSTAVADLTWDPFDPRRLAVAGEDAKIRLWRIPEGGLQETLQEPEAVLRGHTEKIYSIRFHPMASDLLVSSSYDMTVRIWELSAGREVLCLQGHTDQIFSMAWSPDGKKLATVSKDGRIRLYEPRRSSQPQQEGPGPEGGRGARLVWVCGGDYLLVSGFDSRSERRILLYRAQALPEGPLAVLGLDVAPSTLLPFYDEDTSVVFLTGKGDTRVFLYEVTPEPPYFLECNSFTSNEPHKGFVFLPKTACDVREVEFARALRLGQSTLEPVAFHVPRVKKEYFQDDVYPPTRVRWEPALGAEAWLDGQDGQQRRASLRPADMVPVSEAPKEAPARKFVPASVYLEEKTDEQKKEELLSAMVARLGNRDDPLPQDSFEGVDEDEWD, encoded by the exons ATGGGCTCCAGCGATTTCCTCATCTCCGTGGGGTTCAGCCAG atgCGGGAGCGGGAGGTGAAGCTGTGGGACACGCGGAGGCTCAGCGGGGCGACGCTCACCATGGCACTGGACACCTCACCTGG GGTGACCATCCCTCTGTACGACGCCGACAcggggctgctggtgctggcagggaag GGAGAAAACCTCCTCTACTGCTTCGAGGTGTCCCCCACACAGCCAGCACTCACCCAGG TGACGCAGTGCCGCACAGAGGGCAGCACGCGGGGCCTGGCGGCCGTGCCACGCCTGGCCCTGGATGTCATGGCCTGCGAGGTGCTCCGAGTCCTGCAGCTCACGGACACCGCCCTCGTCCCTGTCAGCTACCTGGTGCCACGCAAG TCTGTACAGGAGTTCCACGAGGATCTGTTCCCTGACTgcacagggatgctgccagCCACTGATGCCCAAGGCTGGtgggcaggggacagccagcAG GTGGGGAGGGTGAGCCTGCACCCTGCACGGAGACCCACGGAGACCTTCACATCCCCCATCATTGCTGGCACCGGCCCCACCGACACCGGCCACACAGACACCGACACTGGCCACACCGACCCCGACCAGAGT GAAGCCAGTGGGTATtcctcaccatcctcactgGCCTCACCGGGCAGCGCGGCCACCTCGCTCTCCGCCAGCACCGGCCCCTCCAGTGGCTttgccagcagccccagccagaaGTCCCTGCAGAGCATTTTGG GGCCCAGCTCCCGCTTCCGGCACGCGCAGGGCCGGGTGCTGCACCGGGACCAGCACCTCACCAACCTGCGGGGGCTCAGCCTCACCACGCCGGGCGAGTGCGACGGCTTCTGCGCCAACCAGCAGCGCGCCgccctgcccctgctctctgccGGCGGCCAGATCGCCGTCCTGGAG CTCTCCAAGCCCGGCCGTCTCCCCGACGTGGCCGTGCCCACCATCCAGAACAGCACAGCCGTGGCCGACCTCACCTGGGACCCCTTCGACCCGCGGCGCCTCGCTGTCG CGGGCGAGGACGCCAAGATCCGGCTGTGGCGGATCCCTGAGGGAGGGCTGCAGGAGACCCTGCAGGAGCCTGAAGCTGTTCTCCGAG GTCACACGGAAAAGATTTACTCCATCCGCTTCCACCCCATGGCATCCGATCTCCTGGTCTCCTCCTCCTACGACATGACCGTGCGGATCTGGGAGCTGAGCGCCGGGCGGGAAGTCttgtgcctgcagggacacacgGATCAG ATTTTCAGCATGGCTTGGAGCCCAGATGGGAAGAAGCTGGCAACGGTGAGCAAAGACGGACGGATACGGCTCTACGAGCCACGGCGCAGCTCTCAGCCTCAACAG GAGGGCCCAGGTCCCGAGGGGGGACGCGGAGCGCGCCTGGTTTGGGTTTGTGGTGGTGACTACCTGCTGGTGTCCGGCTTTGACAG CCGCAGCGAGAGGAGGATCCTCCTGTACCGGGCACAGGCCCTGCCTGAAGGACCCTTGGCTGTGCTTGGTCTGGACGTGGCCCCTTCCACCCTCCTGCCCTTTTACGATGAGGATACCAGTGTAGTCTTCCTCACCGGCAAG GGTGACACCAGAGTCTTCCTCTATGAAGTGACCCCCGAGCCCCCCTATTTCCTGGAGTGCAACAGCTTCACCTCCAATGAACCCCACAAG gGCTTCGTCTTCCTGCCCAAAACGGCGTGCGATGTGCGGGAGGTGGAGTTTGCCCGGGCGCTGCGCCTGGGGCAGAGCACCCTGGAGCCCGTGGCTTTCCACGTGCCACGCGTCAAG AAGGAGTACTTCCAGGACGATGTGTACCCGCCGACCCGCGTGCGGTGGGAGCCGGCCCTGGGCGCGGAGGCCTGGCTGGACGGGCAGGACGGGCAGCAGCGCCgcgccagcctgcgccccgcagACATGGTGCCAG TGAGCGAGGCCCCCAAAGAGGCTCCGGCTCGGAAGTTCGTCCCTGCGTCCGTGTACCTGGAGGAGAAGACAGATGAGCAGAAGAAGGAGGAG ctcctcagtgccATGGTGGCCCGGCTGGGCAACAGGGACGACCCGCTGCCGCAGGACTCCTTCGAGGGCGTGGACGAGGACGAGTGG GACTAG